ATCAATGTATTTTCTGAAGGAAGAAGCTCCTGGTAAGGAAATTCATTTGATTCTATTTTTTTCTTTAAATCCTGATATATAAATTCATATTTAGCTTTTGGCATATGATCAATTCTTTCCTTAATATTTATTTTTAAATCTATACTCATTATAAATGCTGGATAACCAAAGTCAAGAAATACTTGTTTAAACAAATTTATATTGACATGTTTAAACAAGTGTGATATAAAAAGATTAAGAAAACTTGTTTAAACAAGATATAGCAGGAGGAAGGGTAATGGGCAAGTATGCTAATGAGGCAAAGGAACTTCTGGCTCTTGTGGGAGGCAGAGAAAATATTGCCGCAGTTTCACATTGCATGACAAGAATGCGCTTTGTACTTAATGAGCCGGAAAAGGCAGATATTAAAAAAATTGAAAAGATGAAGGTGGTAAAGGGAAGTTTCACCCAGTCAGGTCAGTTTCAGGTGATTATTGGAAATACTGTGGCAGATTTTTATAACGATTTTACTGCCGCCGCAGGTATTGAAGGCGTGTCTAAGGAGACAGTTAAGCAGGCGGCGAAGAAAAACCAAAATGTACTGCAGAGAATTATCACTGCTCTTGCAGAAATATTTGCGCCTCTGATTCCGGCTATTATTACAGGCGGTTTGATTTTAGGCTTCCGCAACTGTATTGACAGCTTATATTTATTTGAAAACGGAACGAAAACCTTATGTGATATCAGCCAGTTTTGGTCTGGAATCGACAGCTTCTTATGGCTGATTGGAGAAGCGGTATTTCATATGCTGCCGGTTGGAATCTGCTGGTCCGTGACGAAAAAAATGGGCACTACACAGATGCTTGGAATTGTACTTGGACTTACTTTAGTCTCCGGGCAGCTTCTGAACGCTTACAGCGTTGCTACAACTGCGGCTGCTGATATTCCGGCGTGGAATTTTGGGTTTTTTAAGGTGAACATGATTGGATATCAGGCTCAGGTGCTGCCGGCAATTTTGGCGGCGTTTACTTTGGTGTATTTGGAAAAGTTTTTCCGGAAAATTACGCCTCAGGTAGTGTCCATGATTGTAGTGCCTTTCTGCAGCCTTGTGCTTTCTGTAATGGCGGCCCATTTTTTACTGGGACCTATTGGCTGGAAAATAGGAACAGCGATTTCCTCAGTAGTGTACGCCGGCATTACAGGGCCTTTGAAAATTTTGTTCGGAGCGTTTTTCGGATTTATATATGCACCCCTTGTTATTACAGGACTGCACCACATGTCCAATGCTATTGATTTACAGTTGATTGCAGACTACGAAGGAACTATGCTGTGGCCTATGATCGCCCTGTCTAATATTGCCCAGGGATCTGCTGTTTTAGGAATGATTTTTCTCCAGCGCAAAAATGCCGAAGCACAGGAGGTCAATGTGCCGGCTGGAATTTCCTGTTATCTGGGGGTTACGGAACCTGCTATTTTTGGTGTTAATCTGAAGTACGGATTTCCGTTTATCTGCGGCATGATCGGCTCTGCCTGCGCCGCGGTTCTGTGCGTGGCAACTAATACTACAGCCAATGCAATCGGCGTTGGAGGACTTCCGGGAATTTTATCTATTCAGACAAAATACATGGGTAGTTTCGCTATATGTATGGCCGTAGCAGTGGCAGTTCCGTTTATTTTAACTGTAATTGTAGGAAAGAAGAAACTTATATCAAAAGAAAAGGAACCTGAAAATGAGAAAAGCGCAGATAATGGAACAACAGTAGAGTTAAAGGCTTTTCTTAAAGGAAAGGTAATTCCGTTAAAGGATGTAAATGACGGCGTATTCTCAGAAGGAATAATGGGGGAAGGAGTTGCTATTATTCCGGAAAATGAAATTTTATATGCCCCGGCAGACGGAAAAGTAACTGTGGTGATGCCGGATTCCTGTCACGCCTGCGGACTTCTCATGGAAAATGGGGCAGAGCTTTTGCTTCATATTGGAATTGACACAGTAGATATGCAGGGAGACGGATTTGAGTATTTAATAAAAGAAGGGGATACGGTAAAAGCAGGCGATCCATTAATCCGCTTCAGCCGTGAAAAAATCAAAAAGGCGGGCCACCCTGATGTGACGGTCTGCATAATTACCGACTGTGGGGAAGATAAAAAGATTAAGTTTTACACTGACATAGAGGCAGAGGAAAAGACTACTGTAATTGGAAGTATTGGAGAATAAGGAGAAAAAATGGCAGATTTTAGTGAAAAGGTGATTTACCAGATTTACCCTAAATCATTTAAGGATTCAAATGGAGACGGTTTAGGAGACATTTTGGGAATCCTGGAAAAATTAGATTATTTAAAAGAGCTGGGCGTGGATTATTTATGGCTGACCCCTGTATTTCTTTCCCCACAGAAAGATAATGGCTATGATGTGGCAGATTACAGAAAAATTGATTCCCGATTTGGAAGTATGGAAGACTTGGAAAAACTAATTGAAAAAAGCAATGAAAAGGGAATGGGGATCATGCTGGACATGGTATTTAACCATACTTCCACTGCCCATGAATGGTTTCAAAAAGCATTAAACGGGGAGAGAGAGTATCAGGACTACTATATTTTTAAGGAGGGATCCCCTGACTGTCCGCCTACCAACTGGCAGTCTAAGTTTGGCGGCTCTGCATGGGAATATGTGGAAAGCCTGGGAAAATGGTATCTTCATTTATTTGATGTGACCCAAGCTGATTTAAACTGGGAAAATCCTAAAGTGAGAGAGGAATTAAAGGGAGTAATTCGTTTCTGGAAAGAAAAAGGCATAAAAGGTTTCCGGTTTGATGTGGTAAATCTGATTTCCAAACCTGAAATTTTTGAAAATGATACAGTGGGAGACGGAAGGCGTTTTTATACTGACGGTCCTCATGTACATGAATACTTAAAAGAGCTTGTGAAAGATACTGAAATAGAGGATTTTGTAACTGTAGGTGAGATGTCCTCCACCTCTCTGGAGCACTGTATCCGCTATTCTGCACCTTGGGAAAAAGAGTTATCTATGTGCTTTAACTTCCATCATTTAAAAATAGATTATAAAAACGGAAATAAGTGGGAGCTTATGGAGCCTGATTTTATGGAGCTGAAACAATTATTCCAAAAGTGGCAGGTGGGAATGGAAAGGGGAGATGGATGGAACGCGTTATTCTGGTGCAACCATGACCAGCCCCGCATTGTTTCCAGGCTGGGCAGCGAAGGAAAGTATTGGAAGGAATCTGCAAAAATGCTGGCTGGCATGATTCATTTTATGAGGGGCACGCCGTATATTTATCAGGGCGAGGAAATCGGCATGACAAACCCCCACTATACATCTATAGAACAATATAAGGATGTGGAAAGCCTGAATTATTATAAAATTCTTTTGCAGGAAGGGAAAACAAGCGCCCAGGCCCTGAAAATTCTGGCCGCCAGATCAAGGGATAACAGCCGCACGCCTATGCAGTGGACAGATAGTAAAAACTGCGGCTTCTCCCAGGCAGAACCGTGGCTTTCTGTTTCAGACAATATTTCCAAAATCAATGTTTTCAGCCAACAAAAAGATGAAAGCTCTATTTTATCCTTTTATAAAAAATTAATTGTGCTGCGCAAAGAGAAAAAACTGATCTCAAAAGGAAAAATCGAATTTTTAGAAAATGAAAATAAGAATGTTCTGGCCTATAAAAGAACATGGGCAGATAAAGCGCTGGTTGTATGCTGCAATCTGCGGGAAACAGAAAGCAGAATGGATATGGACTGCAGGTGGAAGGACTATAAAAAGGTTATTGGAAATTATAATAATGAGCTTCCCTGTGTACAGGATAATAAAATTACGCTGCAGCCATATGAGTTTTTAGTTTTAGAAGGAAATGAGTAGCTTTTGTTAAAAAATGCCCGGCAATACCCGGCGTCCTGTGTGCCATGTGAAAACAGGGTTGCATATTGATGTCAGATTGTGATAGGATATGGAACAACAGAAACGTTAATATATAGTAAATTACACGTTAGATGGCGGTAACAGGAGGTAATGACAATGGCTGTAAATGTAACTTTAGGAAATGGAGAAAATCCCAGATATGATATTACAACATTTGGAGAAATACTAATAGATTTTACTTCTCAGGGGCTGAATGAGGACGGTCAGATGATATTTGCCCGCAATCCTGGAGGCGCGCCGGCAAATGTTGCTGTTGCGGCGGGAAAGCTGGGAGCGCGAACTGCCTTTATGGGTAAGGCGGGAAAAGATATGCATGGAGAATTTCTGCGCAGTGTGCTTAATAAGGAACAGGTGAATACTCAGGGGCTGATTTTAGATGAAAAATATTTTACAACCTTAGCATTTGTAAATATAAATGAAGCCGGTGAGCGTACCTTTTCCTTTGCCAGAAAGCCGGGAGCTGATACCAGGATTGAAAAAGAAGAGCTTTCTGTGGATGTGCTGGACTACACAAATATTTTCCATGTAGGGTCCTTGTCCCTGACAGACCAGCCGGCCAGAGATACTACATTTTATGCAGTAAAAAGGGCAAAAAGCAATGGCAGCATTATTTCATATGATCCTAATTACAGGGCTTCTTTGTGGGAGAATGAAGAAACGGCGAAACATCATATGAGAAGTCTGATCCCCCATGTGGACATTATGAAAATCTCCGATGAAGAGGTAGAGCTTTTAACAGATTGTAAAAATGTTCAGGACGGGGCAAAGGAATTATGTCGCCAGGGAGTGAAAATTGCAGCCGTTACCCTTGGAAGTCAAGGGGCTTATATTCACTGTAAAGAGGGTGGATGTATAGTTCCAGGCTTTGCAAGTCATGTTGTGGATACTAATGGTGCAGGAGATTCATTCTGGGGAGGATTTTTATATAAAGTCAGCACATCAGGGAAAAGGCCAGATGAGCTTTCTCTGGAAACGCTGGCTGAGTATGTGCGGTTTGGAAATGCTGTAGCCAGTCTTTGCGTAGAGGGAAGGGGAGCCATACCGGCCATGCCTGATCTTTTGCAGGTAGAAAAAAGATTATCCCTGTAAATTAATGTTTTTTGCGGTACTCTTTTGGAAGCATATGTTTGTATTCTTTAAAGGCCTTTGTAAATTTCCCCTGATTTTCGTATCCAATGAAGGCGGCAGCTTCAGCGATGGTGCAGTTTGTGGTAATCAGCAGCTCCATAGCCTTTTTAAGCCGATATTCTTTCATGTAGGAGGCAATAGGCTGGCCGTAAACAGCGTTGAAAATGCTTTTCAGGGTGGAGGTATTAATAAGATATTTCTTTGATAATTCCTGAATCGTATAACGCTTTTGAAGATTCTCAGTTAAAAGTTTATGGATATCTTTAATTTGTTCTACTTGCTCAGAATAATATTGATTCAGCTGCTTTTCCTGGTCCGGCTTCAGGCGGATTAGAAATAGGAGCAGCTCCAGGACCTTCAGCCGGTAATAGGTAAGGCAAAGGTCCTGGGGCAAATCATATAAATCATATAATACTGAGAAAATACGGGAAATTTCTATCATTGTTTCTATCATAGTATGCAGAGCCTTAGGAGTTTCTAAGGCAGCGGCCTTATAATAGACTTCTTTTCCGTCCCGGCGGTATTCTAAAAGTCCGCTGTCCTTTAAAAGCTTTAAATGATGGGCAACAGCAGGGCTGCTCATATTCATTAAAGCAGAAATATTAATAACGCACTCCTCGTGGTGGCAGAGAAGCCAGAAAATACGGAGGCGGCTGGGATCAGAGAGCAATTTAAAAATAGATGATACCAACTGAAAATCCTTAGTGTGCAAAAGGGTATTTATAAGCTCTGGTCTGTGCTCTCCATGGTTGTGGGGCAACTGATATTGGGACATAATATTTCTCCTCTCAAAAAGCGGTAAAAACTTAAATCACGCAGTGGTTTGCTTATTAGTGTAGCACAAAATATGCTTTTAATCCAAATGGAAATGAATTTAATCCAAAGAGAAGTAAGTTCCCTCAGGGAATTGACTTCTCTATTTTTTATGAGTATATTGTAGGCACAACAATTAAATGATTGTTTAATCGTAATGATTAAATTTTTCAAGGAGGATTTTAAAATGAAGAAAACTTACAAAATTGAAGTAGACTGCGCCAATTGCGCAAATCTTATGGAGGCTGCCGCAAAGAAAACAGCAGGCGTAAAAGAAGCCACAGTGAACTTTATGACGCAGAAAATGATTGTAGAGTTTGAGGAAGGCGCAGAAGTAAAATCAGTTATGAGGGATGTATTAAAAGCCTGCAAAAAGGTAGAACCAGACTGTGAAATTGAAATTTAATTTGTCTTAGCTGTTTAGGAGGTATGGAACATGACGAAAAAACAAAAAAAGATGTTATTAAGGATTGTAGCTGCCGCTGTACTTCTGGTTGGGCTGAATTTCGTTCCGGCTGCAGGCATATTAAGATTTTGCCTGTATATGGTTCCCTACCTGACCATTGGTTATGATATTCTGAAAAAGGCCGGAAAAGGAATTTTAAACCGTCAGATACTTGACGAAAGCTTTCTCATGGCAATTGCCACAGTAGGAGCCATTGTGCTGGCCCTGTACAGCGGCAGCGGCGGTTATGCTGTTTTATCAAATTGGGGAGTGGTTTCAAAGCTACGCTGTGGGAAAAAGCCGGAGAAATATTAGTGAGCTTATGGATATCCGCCCGGATTATGCCAACATAGAAGAAAACGGTAAATTAAAACAGGTAGATCCTGATGAAATTAAAATCGGCGCCGTGATTGTGGTGCAGCCAGGAGAAAAGGTGCCGATTGACGGTATTGTAACGGAAGGAAGCTCTACCTTAAATACAAGCGCTCTTACAGGGGAAAGCCTGCCCAGAGAGGCGGCTGTAGGAGATGAAATTATCAGCGGCTGCATTAATATGACAGGAGTGCTGAAAATCCGCACTACAAAAGAATTTGGAGAATCTACAGTTTCCAAGATTTTAAATCTGGTTGAAAATGCAAGCTCCAGAAAATCAAAATCTGAGGACTTTATTACCAGATTTGCAAGAGTTTACGCTCCCGCTGTGTGTATCAGCGCCCTGGCCCTGGCAATTCTGCCTCCTCTTGTTAGAATGTTCGGCCTGGGCCTTTTGCCTAACTGGCCGGATTGGATTTACAGAGCATTAACATTCCTTGTTATCAGCTGTCCCTGCGCATTAGTAATCAGTATTCCTTTAAGCTTCTTTGCAGGCATCGGAGGAGCCAGCAAGGAAGGCGTTTTAGTAAAAGGCTCTAATTATCTGGAAGTGCTTTCTCAAACAAGCTGTGTAGTATTTGATAAAACAGGCACTCTTACAAAAGGAGTATTTGAGGTTAACGCTGTTCATCACAATGTGTTAGCTCAGGAAAAATTATTAGAGTACGCTGCTTATGCAGAAAGCGCCTCCTCCCACCCTATTAGCAAAAGCATTCAAAAGGCATATGGACGTGAGGTGGACAGAAACCGGGTATCAGATATTCAGGAAATCAGCGGAAATGGAGTAAAAGCAATCGTAGATGGCGTCGCCGTGGCAGCGGGAAACGATAAGCTGATGAAAAGCCTGGGAATTACCCCAATTCCATGCCGCCAGGTGGGGACGATTATTCATATGGCAGTAGACGGCGCATATGCAGGCCACATTGTTATTTCTGATGTAGTGAAAGAACATTCTAAGGAGGCGATCTGCTCCCTGAAAAATGCGGGAGTTAAAAAAACAGTTATGCTCACAGGAGATGCAAGACCTGTAGCAGAAGCAGTTGCCGCAGAGCTGGGAGTAGATCAGGTATACAGCCAGCTGCTTCCGGGAGATAAGGTTTCTAAGGTAGAGGAATTGCTGGAAAAGAAATCTTTAAAAGAAAAGCTGGCGTTTGTGGGGGACGGAATTAATGACGCCCCGGTGCTTTCTAGGGCAGATATTGGAATTGCAATGGGGGCAATGGGATCAGATGCCGCAATAGAGGCTGCGGACGTAGTTCTTATGGATGATGATCCCTTAAAGATTGCAAAGGCAATTAAAATCTCCAGAAAATGTATAAGAATTGTTTACCAAAATATTTGGTTTGCCATTGGAATTAAGCTGCTTTGCCTGCTGCTGGGAGCATTAGGCATTGCTAATATGTGGCTGGCAATTTTTGCGGATGTGGGAGTGATGATTCTTGCAATTCTAAACGCCATCAGAGCACTATTTGTGAAGAACTTATAAATAGCGCTCTGAGCACATAGGTAGTAATAAGTTCTAACTGCTGCATCCTTTGCAGAAAGAACAGCCTGAAGCTTTATCTGAAGATCCGTCAAAGGAGCCAAATACCTGCTGGTGAAGCTTTTTGCCAGTAGGTGTGGCGGCCAGGCCGCCTTCTGCAGTTTCTTTCAAAGAGGAGGACATGGCGTCCCCCACCTTTTTCATGGCCCATATAACCTCGTCGGCAGGAATTGCGCTTTCAATGCCTGCAATAGCCAGCTCCGCGGCCACAAAGGCCCCTGCAACACCAGAGGCGTTTCTCTTAATACAGGGAATTTCCACAAGCCCTGCTACAGGGTCGCACACAAGCCCTAAAATATTTTTTAAGGCAATAGCTACTGCCTGCTCTACCATTTCCGGCGTGCCTCCCGCCAGTTCAACAATAGCGGCGGCGGCCATAGCGGCTGCAGACCCGCACTCTGCCTGACAGCCTCCCTGAGCGCCGGCTAAAGAGGCGTTGTTGGCAATAACCATTCCAACTGCAGAAGCTGTAAATAGAGACATAATACAATCTTTCCGGGAACATTTTTGCTCCTGTTCCATAGTCAATATAGCAGCCGGAAGAATCCCGCAGCTGCCCGCTGTGGGGGCAGCCACAATCCGGCCCATAGCGGCATTTAACTCAGACACTGCTAATGCCCTGTACAAGGCTCCTGACATAAGGGAGCCTGTCAGACTATTTCCCGATAAATGAACTTGCTTCATCTTATATGCGCTGCCTCCAGTTAAACCGCTGGTGCTGCGCAGATCTTCCTGGCTTCCCGGGGAAATACAGGCTGCCATTACCTCATAATTTTTCTCCATATGACAAAATATCTGCTCTTCTGTCTGCTCCATCTGCACGGCCTGCTGTTTTAAAACTAAATGGGAAATGGAACAGCCTGCTTTTTTTGCCGCGGCAGTGAGAGAAGATACAGAGCAATAATTAAAATCAAATTCCATGGGGACCTCCTGATTATATAGGCTCCAGCATAGTGCTGGAGTAAATATTAGGCAGATGTTTAATTTTCTGATTTAAGGAACAGTCAATAGAGCCCTCCAGCTCTATAGTCATAACTGCATCCCCGCCCTTTTCCTGTCTGGACAGCCGGAAATTGCAGATATTGGCTCCTGCCTCAGCGACCACCTCGGTAACAGAAGCAATCGTGCCCGGCGCGTCCCGGTGAAGCACAATTAGAGTGGTGTATTGACCTGTAATACAGACCTCCATGCCGTTTACCTTATTTACAATAATATTTCCTCCGCCTATACTGCTGCCCTGCAGGCTGACAGTACGTCCCTGGTCATTTGTTAAAGTAATTTGTGCAGTGTTGGGATGTGCCCCTTCAATTTCTCCAGTGGTAATCTCCACCTTTAATCCTGATTTCTCAGCTAATTCAGGAGAGAAACGAATTCTCTCATCATCAGTTGTCATTCCCATAATACCGGCAATTAAGGCCTTGTCAGTACCATGCCCCCTATATGTTTTGGCAAAGGATCCGTGCAGAAGGATTTTTGCCTGCACAGCCGGAGAGCCTAAAAGAGCTCTGGTAATACGTCCGATTCTGGCTGCTCCGGCAGTGTGGGAGCTGGAAGGGCCGATCATTACTGGTCCCAGAATATCAAAAACATTCATAATAGGCGCCTTTCTTCGCCGACAGGCGGCGTTTGTAATTCTCACAGGCCTGACAAAGCCAGGCCAAGTGTTCATATTATACCCTGGAATTATAAATTAGAGAAGATAAAAATAAAATAAATCTAATCTATTTTATAATATCTTGCAGAGAAAACAGTATTTGTCATATAATATTATCAACATATAAAAGATGCAGGAATATTAATTTTTTATGTTTGTAAATGCAGCAGGCCGCTGGAGTTTACCTAAAGAGACTAAATCTGCGCCGTTAAAAGATATGTCTGACAATGAGGCAGAAAAAATCTGAGGATTATTATAAGTGCTGAAGTAATATGTTCTGGTGGAAAGATTAATAAAGGCCTTATATTGAGTATAGTCCACAGTATTTCTGCTTGTAATAACAGCTCCTTTAGGGAGGGATAAGTTTTCCATAATGTGAAAGCCAGAGAGAACTCCCTCTTCCCATGTTTCAGGAGGAACAATATGGCTTTTTAAATAAGCGGCTCTTACAAATCTGGAGGGAGGGGTATAATCCCCGGGAAGGCCGAAGGTGCCGGCGCCCTGGCCAAATGGAGATAAATCTACGCTGCTCCACTGCTGATTTTCCGTCTGGACAGGCTGAATATTCATATAATTGCGCAGATTAGTCATATGCCATGAAAAATCAGGACTGTTGGACAGTACGCCTACAGGATTATTCCAGAGATGAAGGCCGGTTCTGGTTTTTTCAATTACCATGCAGCTGCCTGATGAATCTGCTGTAATCCAGTGGAGGGGAGCCACAGAATTGGTGACGGCATCTGTTGTACCCACAATCTGAACAGTCTGCAGCAGGGAAGCAGCCTCCTGAACAGAGGAACAGAAGCTTAGTAAAAAACGTACAAGCTCAATGGCAGCCACAGAAGGGCCGGAGGAACCTTGAACCTGTTTTTCGCCGGATTCAAAAGAATCGTATGAGGCGTAACCGGGGAAATACAAGGATGCTGCGGCAAAGCCCTTTTCATTTACTCCATCGGCAAAAACTACAGGGGAAATATCCTGTCCAATGCCTATAAAGGAATAATCATTTTGAAAACGGCAGGTGTTTAAAATATTGTCCCATTTATAATTTTTAGGAACAATATAAATAGAAGGGTCTAAAGGATAAGAAAAATCCATGGTGCGGCCTAAAAAATAGTGATTGTCAGATGTTTTTAAAGTAATTGCTGTGCACATAAAAACCTTCCTGAAATAAAAGTATGGTTATGTATATGATGGAAGGCTAAGGTTTTATGAAATAGGTAAGATAGATAAGAGGGGAGTCAAAAAATGAAACAGGAGATGGAATACTATATGGACACAATCCCGGAGGTTGGCTTAGCTGCCAGAGGAAAGGAGACGCTGTGGCTGAATCCTAATAAGACAGGGCAGAATACACAGGCAGATGTGGAGATATCCAGCCTGAAAATCAGGGACGCCGGGGAAAGATTAAAGCGATTTGCCCCATATATACAAAAAGTATTTCCTGAGACCAGTAAATCAGAAGGCATTATTGAATCTGAATTAAGAGAAATACCTGAGATGAAGAAAAATTTAAATATAAAATGGAACGCAGGAATTTCAGGAAAATTACTTTTAAAAATGGACAGCCATCTGCCAATATCCGGATCAGTAAAAGCCAGAGGAGGAATTTATGAGATTTTAAAATATGCAGAGCAGCTGGCGCTTTTGGCCGGTTTATTAAGCCCTGAGGAGGATTACAGCAAGCTGGCTGGGCCGGAGTTTAGAAAGTTTTTCGGCCAATATAAAATACAGGTTGGCTCTACTGGCAATTTAGGACTTAGTATTGGAATTATAAGTGCTAAGCTGGGATTTCAGGTGATTGTACATATGTCGGCGGATGCTAGGCAGTGGAAAAAGGACCTTTTAAGAAGCAAGGGAGTGCAGGTAATAGAATATAAGTCTGACTATGGCGCGGCTGTCGCTCAAGGGAGGAAGGAATCTGATTCAGATCCTATGAGCTATTTTGTGGATGATGAAAATTCAGAAGATTTATTCCTGGGATATGCAGTTGCAGGAGAAAGAGTAAAAAGGCAGCTGGAGGAGATGAAAATACAGGTAGACAGGGAGCATCCTTTGTTTGTGTATCTGCCCTGCGGAATTGGGGGAGCTCCGGGAGGGGTGGCTTATGGTTTAAAGCAGATTTACGGCAATCATGTACATTGCTTTTTTACAGAGCCTGTGCAGGCATGTTGTATGTTGTTTGGAATGGCTACAGGTCTGCACCATAAGGTTTGCGTTCAGGACTTCGGAATCAGCGGGAAAACAGAGGCGGACGGTCTGGCTGTAGGACGGCCTTCTGCTTTTGTAGGAAAGCTGATGGAAAAATACGTCAGTGGAATCAGCACTATTGAGGATAAAAAGCTGTACCAGCTGATGAAGGATCTTATGGAGACAGAAAATATTTTTATAGAACCGTCGGCATGTGCCTCCTTTGCCGTATTTCTGCAAGGGGAAGGCTTCAGGCAATATATAGAAAATGAAGGGCTGACAAATTATATGGAGCAGGCTGTTCACATTGCCTGGGCCACAGGAGGAAATATGGTTCCTGAAAAAGAGGCAAAGGCATATTTAGCTGCCGGCGAAGAATTTCATAAGGAGGTATTTTGATGCAGAATTATTCAGGGGAAGCAGGATTGCAGTATCATTTACAAATCAGAAAAGGCGATGTAGGCCGCTATGTGATTTTACCGGGAGATCCTAAAAGATGTGAAAAAATCGCCGCATATTTTGACCACAGTAAACTGGTGGCTGACAGCAGAGAGTACGTTACCTACACAGGTTATTTAGACGGGGAAATGGTCAGCGTTACATCTACAGGAATCGGCGGTCCGTCGGCCTCTATTGCAATGGAGGAATTAGTGAAGTGCGGAGCAGATACATTTATCAGAGTGGGAACGTGCGGCGGCATTGATATAAATGTAAAAGGCGGCGATATTGTAATTGCCACAGGCGCTGTCCGCATGGAA
The window above is part of the Lachnoclostridium edouardi genome. Proteins encoded here:
- a CDS encoding D-serine ammonia-lyase produces the protein MKQEMEYYMDTIPEVGLAARGKETLWLNPNKTGQNTQADVEISSLKIRDAGERLKRFAPYIQKVFPETSKSEGIIESELREIPEMKKNLNIKWNAGISGKLLLKMDSHLPISGSVKARGGIYEILKYAEQLALLAGLLSPEEDYSKLAGPEFRKFFGQYKIQVGSTGNLGLSIGIISAKLGFQVIVHMSADARQWKKDLLRSKGVQVIEYKSDYGAAVAQGRKESDSDPMSYFVDDENSEDLFLGYAVAGERVKRQLEEMKIQVDREHPLFVYLPCGIGGAPGGVAYGLKQIYGNHVHCFFTEPVQACCMLFGMATGLHHKVCVQDFGISGKTEADGLAVGRPSAFVGKLMEKYVSGISTIEDKKLYQLMKDLMETENIFIEPSACASFAVFLQGEGFRQYIENEGLTNYMEQAVHIAWATGGNMVPEKEAKAYLAAGEEFHKEVF